The DNA window CAAGGAAAAGGGTTTTCTTGTGTTGAGTTGGCCAGAAGTGAAGTTGGCAACAACCCCGGGGCCTTGGAATCGTTAAACTTCCGCCGGATGTGCCATTAGCCGGGGTGATTCAGGGGCAATTCATTGGCAAACATAATGGCATAATCGAATGATAATTTAATAAGAGCCAAACTGTGACGTCAACATTTGAATTGTGGTCGTTTAATTGAATCCTCGCCATTTCGCTCCACTTCCTGCCACCGAAACAGCTCCGAAGATGAAGTTTCCACAGACGGAGAAGGAGTCGAGTGGATTGGAATGTGTTATTCATATCGATGTGTGTGCATAATCAGAATGAATGTTCACCCAGGGAATTCCTGAGTTGCGAGCTGTGGCCAAAGGAGCTACCAGTTCTTGCTGCTCGACCTATTCGCTCTGACAACTCCGGTTCCACCTGCTTTTCACTCGGTTTTCCCCTGTTTTGTGTCCAacacaattcaatttgcatgcaCTCATGAATAATGCAGCCGGCCAAACAGGCAAATAATTCTAATGGACTTTGActgaaatattcataaaacAACATCAATGAAACCAAAAGAATGCAGCACAAGGCACTGGATTTTATGAGTACTAGCCTATGCGGAAGAGGGGGATCCCCAATAAGAAATTGGAATCCCAAAAGGTGAAGAGCTTTTTCTTTGTCCCTATAGTATTTCAATCCTTAAGAAAAGATTTGGTATTTAATCGAGAAAGATCCTAATCAAGCGGATACTTGAAATTACCAAAAGCTATTACGTATCGGAGATTATGTAAATATGATACCATGATGATTAACAAACAAAGAAGCAGCGGTCCTGTCAAATGTGGCTTGTCCTTAATTTCTTGGCAGACACAGGAAAGGCAACCAAATAGGCGGGAAGCTTGTGGCTAGCCGGGAAATTGGCCAACTCTGACCTGCCAAGGATTCAAGGCTCCGGCTGACGCGTCCTgcgtattaaaaataatatgcaaaGTGCGGGGACCTGTTGAGATTTTCACAATTCCCAGAACAAATAACATATTCACATATTGTTGTGAAAACCCGCCCCCACTCCCCCCTTTCCGGCTGTCTGTGTCTGGATCCCCTTGGTCCTGTCTTCTTGGGCTTGGGAGTGCGGTTTTTTCGACTGggtttttcctttgtttttggggcGGTCCGCTTATGATTTATCATCGCCGACGCCAAAGTTATATCTTCAAGATTAAAACCGGGTGTGGGGATAGCTCTCAACTGACATCCCTTATTCTCGTTCATTTACCTAATGTGACAACTTTAATTTGCGTAGAAATTCCGCTAAGTGGCTTTCATATTTAACATTTCGAGGCGGCACAATTCGGAATGGGAGCAGCTAACCTCGTCTTGAAGTCGAAGAAAGTTTTCCGCTGGAAATTCTAGTTTTGCCAATTCAAACAGAAAGTTCCCATCCTCCTCCTTTTCAGGTCTTAGTAATCCCATTtggattgtgtgtgtgctcgcCAAAGTTTTTGGGATGCCAAACTTGCTTGTATGCCCCGGCCTCGgaactaaataaattagccAAAGGCACTGGCGAACTACAAGAATATCCCACTCCGAGTTCCAAGAACTATCGCCGACCGCAGGCCGCACacattattaataatatttatgattgAGTGACTGGGCGATGGCTTCCAGGGGCAGGGCAAGTATAAAGACAGATGACTGACCACAGTGTAAATTAAAGATTATTAGAAAGGGCGTTAGTGGCCAGGtctaaatatttaatcctaaTGAACAAGTTCATTCGAGAGGGAAAGTCTATCAAGTGTATAAAAGTAATTAGGCGTATATATGCGTCTGCACGTTtgtatatagttttaaatagtaTGGGagtatttcaaatatataataaaaggTCAGATtgcttataaataatatatgtacatatcagAAGCAAAATATAATGTAATGGTACTAGGAACATCaatgaataatattttacaataaatGCAAGTTTCCAAAAACTAGAAGAGGTTGTAGAATACATTTTCACATACCATCCCCAGATGAAGTGTAACCgttttcaaattgaaaagaaCGGGTAGTCCTCCCTCTTTAAGGATTTTCCTTACCAGTATCTGGAGCCAGGTTCATCTTTATATGCATGTTCGCACATCCATTAATCCGTTCCAGAACAACAGCGGAAAAAAGCGACAATTGAGGGGGAATGGGTAGATGAACCGAACCCGAAGGAATCCCAAGGAATTTATGGTATAAAAAATGGATTTGCGATGTTTTCGctgtgcaaattaaatttattgccgCGGATACTTATCCGTGTGCCCATTGTTACACGGGTACCTTTAGCTACACGTATGCAcacgtgagtgtgtgtgaaaGTGGGTGGAGCTGGGAGGAAGTTGAAGGAAGTGGGAGGAGTTGGGAGCTCACCCACAAATTTATACGCGGCTTTCCTTGCCACGGCGCTACCCATTTAacagatggaaatggaaaattatgAAGCGACGTGCCCGGAACTGCAAAGTTCATACAGTTCGCGTGCCCACATAATAAATGTGCCTGCCTGCCTAAGtgagcaaaataaaaaactgaatgcgagaatgaaaatggaaaattaaaaaaaagcgCGGCGGAACAGACAGTTGCACGCTCGTTTAGAGTCGCCCCTGTATTTGAATGTTGCACTTGCCTCCCAATGGGAAGTATctccacccaccgcccacttcgACCCGCCCAACGCCCACCGTGCCCCGCCCACCGCAGACTAAACGGAATAAGCGTTAATGCTTCGTTTGAATGAATTTTTGATTGCGTTGTTTACGATTGAATTTACTTCCTGCCAGGGtagcattttttttgttttgtttgttttctctTGTTTGGCATTCGGGGAGTGAGCATAAATTTGCGTAGCCCAACTCCTCCGGaattccttttttcttttttacgcTTGCAAATCCGTGCGAATTTTTCTACGGAGTTATAAAGTTAACTGTTGTTTACAGCTTACCGACATCTCCAAGGAGACTTTTCCTCCTCAGATCGGAGATaatgcaaatggcaatggaaaagTATCGGGATGGGGAGTGAAAGTCGTGTTAAACACTTTTCACATTCAATGAGCAGTGGGGCGGCATTCGGGAAATGCGatttaataaacgataatttctgatataaataaataatccaaATGGTACACACATAAGTGTgtggcaaatgaaaaatgtgcCAAAgacaattaaacaataatgATGCGAATGAAAATAAACGTTAAAACTAGTTTAACTACTCAGAAATTAACAAAACTCATCCTCAAGATCATTATATCAGGCCTCCGAAATTTGAGAATTCTGTTTAAAACAGCttataaaatattgcattATAATATTCCATCCACCGCTTTAAAGTACCTCTCCGAAAACATAGCTGATGATGGAAAATCATCGGTATAATCTCGTTATGGAACTCCTCATCGCCACCACCTCGAGTTTGCCGGCCTATTGGGCAACGTAACAGGAAACCAATTAATCTCTATCAATGCCCGACTTCGCAGGCTCAAGCTCAAGGATCAAGTGACAAGACATCGACTGGCTTAACAGACGCAACCCGGAATGGACAAGCCGTGAAGTGGCCAGGATGATGGCCGGGATTTCTGGGGGGTTGGAAGGACCTGAGATGGAGACGGGGACTGACATCTACGACTCCCTGGAGTGCAATCGGAAATGGACGCCAATGAAACAAATGCAGGCACGTAAAAAAGTCCAAGACCACGGAGCAGCAAAGGTTGGCCTGCCCCTTGCCTCCTTGGCCCCTTGGCCCCTCGCCAGCCATCCTTTTCTCAATTCAATTCCCAACTCCTGCGGAACTTCCAATTGTGCAACGCGTGGTATGAGTAATGAGAGAAACGGCAgccaaaaagggaaaacgatTTTCCGGTTCAATCagttttgatttaaattgcaattattaaCTTCAGTTTGGCAAATCATTTATTTTGCTCTTATATAGGGGGTTCTCATTACGTCGTTGGGTTAATAAAGTATCCCATGATTTCCATTCACGCAACCTTAATCCAAAGAATGTCGTACCTAATATAATTCCGTTGTCAGCTCTCAGTTTATTCTcagttataaattaaatgagagagagagctttagtagagttcctcgactatcaggtacccgttactcaacttTTATAATTCTTGAGATTTCGACACTCATACGGACGGACgaacggacatggccagaccATCTAGGCTAATGACCCtcatcaagaatatatatattttattgggtcggaaacgcttccgTCTACTTTTagggtaacgggtataaataaatgttcttGAAAGACCTTGACAGTGATTTAATGACTatgttatttaattgtaaaatCTGTTTACCGGCTACGTTGACGCAATATCTGGTATCTAAGCTATTAATAAGCTAAGCTATTAATAGAATCTTAAGTCCCGTATAGCATAAAAATAAGTTATTACCGTCTACGTAAAGTACATTGTACAGTTAAGTCAAAACTTTTTCAGACAGTAGCTGATGCCTTTAAACTTCCTTATTAGTGTGGGCTTGGTTTGCGTATCGTTGCCTATTTAGGCCTTTTCAGTTTAGATGCTACTGTTTGCTAATagtattatgtatttatacaGTACAGTTTTATAGTATTAATACAATAACTAAACAGTACATAGCAACGAGGGCCTGTCTAAAGATTAAGGGAATGGTAAAGATTTAAGTCCATAAAGAGCAGTTGCTGTGGCGTCACactcaaatatttaattaacttatttttagacccattactcgtagagtaaaagggtatactaggtttcttaaaaagtatgtaacaggtagaagtATGCGCTTTCGACCCtatcaagtatatatattcttgaggatcaatagccgagtcgatccggccatgtccgtttgtctgtccgtccgtaagTTAAGATAAATCATACAGATTCAATTGTCCAATTtttatcgatatgccaaaaacgTATTAAATTTCCCGTTCGCATTAGTaacaggtatctgatagtcaggtaactcgactatagcgttctatCATTTTTATAGATattgaaaaatcctttttgACCTTCTTGAAATAATAATCTCTAATCGGGATTAGTTGAATCACCTGGCTTGAGTAAAAATTTTCCCAGACAGCAGAAAACAGATCTAGCTTCCTTACccataaaaaatattctaatGCAAGCATGAAGTGACTTTTACGCCGAAAGTGTTGCCTagattataaataaaaactggtaaataaatcataaacatttttatttacatttaaccAAAAACGCACGTTGGACAAAGGGAATCTCGGGAAGAAAAGATAAGTAATCCTATGGTATAGGTAGCAACTCACTTAAATCTAGAGGTTAGAGATGCTAAACACTGTAGTTTCACGGGAAATTATTTACACAAAATAACGATAAGCGTTATCAGACGTGGTTCGTGGCCATAATCAACACGTTATAATGCCATTAAAACAAAGTGTGACTGTCCCATGTCACTTTTCATCGCTATCAGATTTTGTTTTGGTCTCCTTTTCAGTGACGGCAGGGCTTTTCTCATCCTGGTCTGATTTGAGAggcttcttctcctcctcgtcctccttATCGCCTCCCAGATTTTGGAGTTCCTTTAGTCCGGAATCGGGCAGCTGGTGACAGCCACTGTTCCAGGGCTGCAATTTGGATTCCGAGAATAACGCGTACAAGATGCCACTGCCTGTTAGCATCACAGAGCTAAGCAGGAACACATTCTTCCAGGCATCAATGGTTTGCTATAAGAAGACATTATACATGGATTAATTAATACTTACAAAGGCAGTTCCAACTTACATTATTGTGGGTGAGTTGGCCCACGATAAAGGGCGATATGAAGCCTGGCATTCCACCAATCATTCCACTCACACCCAGGACAATGCCCGCATAGTTTGGCGACAGATCGACCATGGAGGCTAGAGGACCGGATGACACGGCACCGTGGAGCATGGTAGCGAATGTGACCAACAAGATGGCAGCCGTCGCGTTGTAGCCAAAGTATGCTAGGGCTAAGACTATCAAGCCTTTAACACCACAGCctgaaaaaaatatagttaagTAAATTTaggaaatgtatttatttattttaggaaAGTATAATACAATCAGAAGTTATACTCACAAATGAATGTGGCCAACTTCCGGACATTGGTGCGGCTCATCTTATCCGTCCGCAGTAGATAGTCGGCGAACATGGAGAAGACGTAGGCGAAGAGCATTCTCATAAGATGCGGCAGTCCAGAGAGGAAGCCCGTCTGAAAAGGATAAAATAATGTGTAATGTTGTTGACCTACAAAATCCTTTACCCACTTACCGCTCGAATGTTCCAGTGGTGAATCAGTCTGAAGTAAGTCGGCGCATGGGTCATTAAAGTGAAGAGACCCCAGATGCCACCCCATTGGGCGACCACATTCAGCCAAACCGGACGGGAGGTGGCAATCGCCTTCCACGGAGTGGGTCCCTTCTTGCCCTGAATGGAGGCTCCCAAGGACTTCTCGATGTACTTCCTCTCCGAATCCGCGATGCGGGGATGCTCGGCGGGACTATCGAAGACGAGGAACTGCCAGGCGATGAACCAAAGGGTGCCCACGATTCCGCAGATATAGTAGACCCACTCCCACCGTGTCCAATCGATGATATAGCCGAAGATCGGATAGAAcaaggccacgcccaccgagCTGCCCAAGTAAGCACTGACAAACTTGCTGCGCTCGTTGGGCGGAATCCATTTGGCGGTGAGCACGTGCATCGATGGCCAGGCCAAGCCCttgaaatcaaatatttaaacttttctATCAAAGTTCGCTTGGGGTTCCCTTACTGTTATCCACCCCTGGAACACTCGAAGGGCAATCAAGCCCGTGTAGCTCCAATAAGATACGAGGGGTATGAGGAAGCAGCAGAACACACCGATACCATTGGACCAACCGAAGACCAGTTTAGTACCATACTTGGTGGCCAGGATGCCGCCGGGGATTTGAAGAGTCCAGTGGGCCCAGAAAAATGATCCCAACAGAGCGCCCTGCTGCCTCTCGTTCCAGTGGAATCCATTCTTTTCGTACGATATCTGCCAAAGATATTGTCCACACACacgttactcatacgccccgttgttGCACAAGCTCCGTCACTTAGTGGCTTCATTAAGCACTTAACCAGTGATTCAGCGATCTGATACTCACATTCGCCCAGTCCAAAAACCAACGCTCCAACGAAAATCGTTCATTTAGTTCTGCAAGGGCAGCCAAGTCCGTGGAGTTCTCATGGGTTTCATTTGAGGCAACAGCACCCTTCCCGGCAATCATGTCCACAATGGTAATGTTCAGATTGATCCGGATCATGTAGTTCACGATGAAGCCCATGAATGTCATGTACCACAGCACAGTGCGCGCCTCGACTAAAAAGATCAAAGTAAAGTACGTGAAATGCGAGCTCCCAACTTGTGGTTGTTCTTAAATTGGAGGTCTTAAGCCAGATCTTCGACTTCGATTTCAGATTTCAGATCATTCTCCTACCTTGGGCCATGGTGAATGGATTGACTGGTTGGGAACTTCACTTGAATTTTGAACTCTGCATTTGCAGGAGCTGCTGCCAATCCCAGCGATTCGATCTCCGACGATCAACTGCTGCGATCCGCTGCCGGAATAGAATGCCAGACCCAGTCTGCCTCCAGTCGATCCGCCTGTATCTCTTTATCCCAGCCGGACGCCACTGATAAGCGCCGCAGATCTGGCGGATTATGCTGCAGCTCGGCTCGTGATCGCTCATCAACCTGCCCAACATGCGACAGACAACGACGAGTTCGGCGATCGGCAGTGCTCAGTTGAATTTCGCATTTAAGCAGATCGGATCAGTCAGCTGTTGGACTATCTTTATGATATGGCGTGCTCCCTGTGGATTTGCTTATCGCGTTTTGAGAGATGAATACTAGATATTCCTGGAGACAGCTTAACGACGGGCCGCCTGCTGGATTTACAGCTTCGCAAAGTCCAAACAAACATGATTGTGGAGTCCACATCAGAACTAAGGAAGTGACTGCTCCGATTTGGCCAGAAAAACATTTGTTAGGTATATGGCTCGTAGTTAGGTATATGGGAATAGGAAATTCTTGCCAGAATTTGGGGAtcaatcattttaattgatcttatataataaacatataaaaaccCAAGGTCCATATTTTCAATAACAgccacaaattaaaaatacaattatatttgtattcacaccaaaatatttatgcgtCGCGATCTATTGAGAACTTGAGTCACAGTTTGGCTGCGCTGTTATTGCCACGAGAACATTTACATGAGGATCACGACATCCACTTACCACAAAATGGCATAAGTCAAGAACATCTTGTTTGTAATCCTTTAAGAATATCTTTGTCATAGACTGCACCATTTCCGACTTATGAACATTTTTGTAGTGAGCAATGTGTACTTAGGTATAGGCTAGCATAAGAGTGAGGCCTACGAATTGCTGTCTAAATCGAGGGCTAACAGTTGTGCGCGTCTGCCGTCGTGGGGGACAACGTCGCAGGGCGTGGTGCTCCACAAGTGGCTTCCCACAGACGGCTCAGGACTCATCCGACATTTTCGTAGGACATTGGAGGCCGTTCGCTGGCGGCAGAGCCAAAGATCGTGGGCGGATGGTGCTGCTGtccctgttgctgctgctggtgggtatgctgttgctggtgggGATTGTGGGCATGCTGGTGTTGCTGTGCGGGCGGCTGCTCATTGCGAAGTTGTCCCAACGGGAACATGATGTTATGAGTCATCTGGGGGTGGTGCAGGTGCTCATTGggtggcggtggaggcggTTGCTGGTGGGCAGCATGATGGGCCTGAGCGGCCTCCACATGCTTGCGTTGctcgctctgctgctgctgctgttgctgctgatgcacCTTCTCCACGGTGTTCTCCTCGTACTTTTTCTGAAGCTGGAAAAGTGGCAGCTGCTGGGAGGCATGGATGGGCACAGCAACTGTCCCTGCAGACGCTACTCGCTCTACTTGTGATTGAGGCGATGGTTCACGCTCGCCCTTTTCGTACTTCTTTTGCAACTGGTACATGCTGTGGGACAAGTGAGTAGTCACCGTGCTACTGCCACTACTGCTAGAGCTCAGCTTTGAGGAGGTGGACGTGGAGGAGGCCGCAGGCTTTTCCGCTTTGACAGGCGACTTCTTCTGGTACTTCTTCAGTATCTGCATTAGTTCGGACTTTACATCAAGGCGTATCTCCTCGGGAACTCTCTTTATTTCCTCGTACAGGGATAAAAGGAATAACTTATCCGGATCTCGGTTTTTGCGTTTCTTGCTCTTTTTTGGAAAGGCATCCTGCATGAACTGCAGAAGCTTCTCCTCAAAGGGCGACTCCCTGGATAGTGATCCACTTCCATGCTGCCTCCTCAACAAGTGTGGATGCAAGCCACCATGAAAAGCAGGGTGCTGGAGCATCCCGGAGTGTGACTGACCACCGCCGCCATGCTCGCCTCCTCCACCACTGCCATTGTGCGCCTGCAACTGGGGTACTGGGTGTCCCTGATATGAGCCACCATTGCTTGATCCAGGAGCATCATTGGTTTCGCCATCGTTGGTGTGatgatcctgctgctgctgttgccctGCATGCGATTGCGGATCCTTCTGGTGCTGCATATTGTGCTGGTGATGGCCCACTGCCGCCGTGAGAATGGCATCGCACAGATGCTCCGGTGCGTAGTCCAAGCCGGTCAAGAAGTTCTCCGCCTTGAGTTCACCATTCATCTCCTCGTAGAAGTACTCGGTGCCCACAATGTCAATGATGTCGTTGTCCTCCTGGTTCAGTTCGATCCCTGGCGGTGGAGATCCTCCAGAGAGTTGACAGCGCTTCAGTTCCGCCAGCTTTTTTCTCGTCGTCAGTCGCATGTCGCGCCAGCACTGAAGAAAAGgttaaacttatttttttgcttttatagACGAGTGAACTTACTTTTTTCCACTGAATAATCGTCTTCTTGGGACCAATGGTGTTTAGGGCCGCTTGGATCTTCTCCCAGTACCactccttctcctttttgcCCTCCATGTACTTGGTTTCCCGCAGCAGTGTGATGAGCATCTTCTTCTGCGGCTTGGTCACTCGATCCTGGAAGGGCAAAACGGCACATTAGCACTCCCACATTCCAATGAATGAATTTCCAAAAATCAGTGCTTTTCCCGCCTCGACCACCACTCCAATTGTTGCTATTGTTTATCCAAATGCCAGCGGTGTCTACAATTTTTGCTGGTTcccgcacacatacacacacaagttgtcgagtgtgtgtgtgattaaAGAATCGAACGATTCATAAGTTTTTGGAACCTTGCAAATTACCATGGTGAGCTTTTGGAGCAGTCTGCGTTGGCTCGAAATCTtgatgttttgtttttaaaccgCCGTCGAGTTTTTGCTGCTTAAATCTGtggacttttgtttaatttttcacTCCCTCAAacattgctgttgctgcctttcgttcttcttcttcttttgctcgttgcgtatgtgtgtgtgtgtgcgtttgaCGGTCTCACCAGTTTGACGTTTTGCCCGCCCGGTTGGAAATCAGCTGATGCGCAAACGACCgttacaaaatataaatttgtagTTGAAGTTCTTATTTCgttatttaaattagtttaaatattgcaatctgcgtttaaaaaaaaaaataatcagacccttcctttaaataaaattctcgccaatttaaaaatctaaCAAGGTAAATAACGCAAACTtccaattaaataaatgtaaattagtGCAATCGAACTAAtaaaattacttaaatatttattaaatttattaaaaacctGTATTACaccaaattaaattaaagcaacAGCATTTTATATGAGATTTTACAGGTTTTATtaagtaataaaaattatacGAGTCCAATTTCAGCGCTTGTTGGATGTTGCCTGTCTGCTGACCTGCCGGGTGATGGTGGACACACCCTCCTCAAAGAGAGTGCGGAACAGAACGTTGGCGTGGTTGAATAGACCATCCTTGAGAGACACAATCAGGAACTGCGAGTTGGTGAAGTGCTGCTTCAACATGCTGCCTATGTTTTGCGTGTGCGACATGTCCAGCGCAGCGTCCACCTCATCCAAAATGTACAAGGGAGCTGGGGAGAACTTGAGCATGGCCAGGACAAGAGATAGAGCCACCAAGGACTTTTGACCACCAGAAAGTTCACCAAGACTTTCCTTCCATTTCCCATTGAAGCCCACTTTAATCTCCAAGCCGGTCAGACACCCATTGGTATGGACGGGATTGAGTTTTGCATCAGCGCCGGGTAAAAGGGAGCTAAAGATCCCACTGAAGTTCGCGTTCACCTCGGTAGCTGCTCTGTTCAACTGATCCTGCTCTTCTTCGTCCATCTTCACGATGATTTTCTTAATCTTCTCCTTGTCCATTGCCACAATGTTTCGCCGGCGCTCGGTCTCCTTGAAGTTCTCTTCTTCGCGATCCAGCACCATGATAGCGTTCATGTTGAGGGTGCGCTCCATTTTGTCTTTTTTCTCCTGCATCTTCGCCAGCTTGTTGCCTGCTTCGTGGGGATCCTCCTTGCTGTAATCGTAGCGAGTGTTCTTCATGCCAAAGCAGTTCTTCTCCTCCGGAATCCAGGGATACTTGGTCTCGAGGGCTTCCATCCGCTTTTTTGCTTCCTTGGCATCTGAActaatctttttttgttcgttCTCTTTTTTCTTCACCTCTAGCTCAATCTCCTGATTTTGCTTCAACATTTTCTCCTTCTTGACCAACTGATTTCGCATCTCCTTGTTATGGGCGTTCAGTTTATCTTTCTGCTCCTTGATTGCCCGCTCGAGCTCCGTCACCTCGGACGCAGCACTGGAGCTATTTGCTTTTAGAGCGTCTAGCTCGGCCTTGAACTTTTCGAGGTTGTCAATCATGTCCTGGTGCTGCTTCTTTGCAGTTTCGATACTTTTCTGCAGCTCAGTGATTTCCAATTGAAGAGTTTCGAACTCTTGCTCTCGCTTTTTCCAGTTCGCCCGAGATTTCTCCGCCCTTTGTTTGGTCACCTTGATCTCGTTCGTGGCAGCTTTCATCTCACGCTCGCGATAGCCCTTTGCATCCGCCAGCTTCGCCTCGATATCCTTAATTTTGGCTTGCGAGGTCTTTTGCTTTTCACGGGAGTCAATAATTTGTTGCTCTAGGGTCTTGACCCTTTCCTTCATTTCTTCAATTTCTGCCTGATTCTGTTGAAAGGTTGTTTGGGCCAACCTGTTCTCACACATGCTTAACTCATGTTGTCGCATCTCAagattttcctttattttgtTGAACGATTGAGCCAAGTTTTCAATGGATCTAAGAACAGATAGGAGTAAGTATTGGCAACGGAAAATTTCTTGTTTACTTACGCAATTTGCTTTTCTAATTCGGCTATCTCAGCGTCTATCTCCCTATACTCCTTTTCTATTTGCTTAATGGCGTGTAATTCTTCCAGGACGTTGGCACCTTTAGGAGCAGCACCTCCAGACACAGTGCCATGGGGATCGACAACATCGCCTTCCAAAGTCACCGAACGGCAATTAATACGTGGGTCGTAGCTGATCTAGAACAATGAACAATGCATGTACAAAATTTACCGAAATATAATGGAAATCAACACTTACTTGTTTGGCTACATTAAGGTCCTTGCATATAAGGGTTCcgccaaaacaaaacttcATGACAGGCTCGTAATAGCGGTCGTAGTTAATCAGTGACATGGCCCATTGGACATTTTCGGCACCCACTTTGTTTTGAGCGTATTCCACCACATTTCTGCTTAGCGAGCCAGATTGAATCTTGTTGATGGGGATCATAGTGACACGACGCTGAAGGTTGCC is part of the Drosophila yakuba strain Tai18E2 chromosome 2R, Prin_Dyak_Tai18E2_2.1, whole genome shotgun sequence genome and encodes:
- the LOC6530447 gene encoding sialin, with protein sequence MAQVEARTVLWYMTFMGFIVNYMIRINLNITIVDMIAGKGAVASNETHENSTDLAALAELNERFSLERWFLDWANISYEKNGFHWNERQQGALLGSFFWAHWTLQIPGGILATKYGTKLVFGWSNGIGVFCCFLIPLVSYWSYTGLIALRVFQGWITGLAWPSMHVLTAKWIPPNERSKFVSAYLGSSVGVALFYPIFGYIIDWTRWEWVYYICGIVGTLWFIAWQFLVFDSPAEHPRIADSERKYIEKSLGASIQGKKGPTPWKAIATSRPVWLNVVAQWGGIWGLFTLMTHAPTYFRLIHHWNIRATGFLSGLPHLMRMLFAYVFSMFADYLLRTDKMSRTNVRKLATFICCGVKGLIVLALAYFGYNATAAILLVTFATMLHGAVSSGPLASMVDLSPNYAGIVLGVSGMIGGMPGFISPFIVGQLTHNNQTIDAWKNVFLLSSVMLTGSGILYALFSESKLQPWNSGCHQLPDSGLKELQNLGGDKEDEEEKKPLKSDQDEKSPAVTEKETKTKSDSDEK
- the LOC6530448 gene encoding putative uncharacterized protein DDB_G0288537, coding for MDRVTKPQKKMLITLLRETKYMEGKKEKEWYWEKIQAALNTIGPKKTIIQWKKCWRDMRLTTRKKLAELKRCQLSGGSPPPGIELNQEDNDIIDIVGTEYFYEEMNGELKAENFLTGLDYAPEHLCDAILTAAVGHHQHNMQHQKDPQSHAGQQQQQDHHTNDGETNDAPGSSNGGSYQGHPVPQLQAHNGSGGGGEHGGGGQSHSGMLQHPAFHGGLHPHLLRRQHGSGSLSRESPFEEKLLQFMQDAFPKKSKKRKNRDPDKLFLLSLYEEIKRVPEEIRLDVKSELMQILKKYQKKSPVKAEKPAASSTSTSSKLSSSSSGSSTVTTHLSHSMYQLQKKYEKGEREPSPQSQVERVASAGTVAVPIHASQQLPLFQLQKKYEENTVEKVHQQQQQQQQSEQRKHVEAAQAHHAAHQQPPPPPPNEHLHHPQMTHNIMFPLGQLRNEQPPAQQHQHAHNPHQQQHTHQQQQQGQQHHPPTIFGSAASERPPMSYENVG
- the LOC6530449 gene encoding structural maintenance of chromosomes protein 2, with product MYVKKLVLDGFKSYGRRTEIEGFDPEFTAITGLNGSGKSNILDSICFVLGISNLQNVRASALQDLVYKNGQAGITKATVTIVFDNTNPAQCPQGYEKCREISVARQVVVGGKNKFLINGKLVQNKKVQDFFCSIQLNVNNPNFLIMQGKIQQVLNMKPKEVLSMVEEAAGTSQYKTKRDATKTLIEKKETKVRETKVLLDEEVLPKLVKLRQERSAYQEYQKICRDIDFLIRIHISAKYLKQCESLKTVEANEQKIEDRIANCKATHAKNLEEVESIENSVKEMQQQIDAEMGGSIKNLETQLSAKRALEATATGSLKAAQGTIQQDEKKIRMASKNIEDDERALAKKEADMAKVQGEFESLKEADATDSKAYEDAQKKLEAVSQGLSTNEDGQASTLQEQLMVAKEQFSEAQTTIKTSEIELRHTRGVLKQREGETQTNDAAYVKDKRLHDQLVVEIKNLERQLQNLNYEGGQFEQLKQRRNDLHMRKRDLKRELDRCNASRYDLQYQDPEPNFDRRKVRGMVGKLFQVKDMQNSMALVQTAGGSLYSYVTDDDVTSKKILQRGNLQRRVTMIPINKIQSGSLSRNVVEYAQNKVGAENVQWAMSLINYDRYYEPVMKFCFGGTLICKDLNVAKQISYDPRINCRSVTLEGDVVDPHGTVSGGAAPKGANVLEELHAIKQIEKEYREIDAEIAELEKQIASIENLAQSFNKIKENLEMRQHELSMCENRLAQTTFQQNQAEIEEMKERVKTLEQQIIDSREKQKTSQAKIKDIEAKLADAKGYREREMKAATNEIKVTKQRAEKSRANWKKREQEFETLQLEITELQKSIETAKKQHQDMIDNLEKFKAELDALKANSSSAASEVTELERAIKEQKDKLNAHNKEMRNQLVKKEKMLKQNQEIELEVKKKENEQKKISSDAKEAKKRMEALETKYPWIPEEKNCFGMKNTRYDYSKEDPHEAGNKLAKMQEKKDKMERTLNMNAIMVLDREEENFKETERRRNIVAMDKEKIKKIIVKMDEEEQDQLNRAATEVNANFSGIFSSLLPGADAKLNPVHTNGCLTGLEIKVGFNGKWKESLGELSGGQKSLVALSLVLAMLKFSPAPLYILDEVDAALDMSHTQNIGSMLKQHFTNSQFLIVSLKDGLFNHANVLFRTLFEEGVSTITRQVSRQATSNKR